Proteins co-encoded in one Methylobacterium sp. WL1 genomic window:
- a CDS encoding AMP-binding protein: MREASVIEHGATARTHGSETDPAFARLSPRPWLAAYPPGVPAEIDVDSLGTLVDLFETSVSAFADRPAMLCFGSTLTYAGLGKQARALAAWLRAQGLAKGDRVAIMLPNVPAYAVALFGVLSAGGTVVNVNPLYTPREFSQQINDSGARFLIVLENFGATVAAALADVTLERILLVGPGDGLGLKGQVINLASRHVRKAVPPFQLPDGLALPFTTALRRGSGMPHALVPVAPEDLAFLQYTGGTTGVAKAAMLSHRNIMANVEQSQVWFNSKDPSILRCAVTALPLYHIFALTACFFQFMRNGGSCLLIPNPRDCDGMVKTLSRHRFTCLMGVNTLFNVLINHPKIGTVDFSNLDFVVGGGTAVQRPVAERWKALTGNTILEGYGLSETSPVVSANPPGMTEFSGTIGFPFPSTELSIRDAAGKPVPPGQPGEICVRGPQVMRGYWNRPDETARAMTPDGFFRTGDVAVMEPDGQIKIVDRMKDMILVSGFNVYPNEVEEVLAAHPAVLECAVVGAPSEETGEMVVAHVVMKDPAVSTDALRAHARTQLTGYKVPRRVVLHDALPKTNVGKVLRRVLRDETPPG; the protein is encoded by the coding sequence ATGCGCGAGGCCAGCGTAATCGAGCACGGTGCGACGGCACGCACGCACGGGTCCGAGACGGATCCGGCGTTCGCACGGCTTTCCCCCCGTCCCTGGCTCGCCGCCTATCCGCCGGGGGTCCCGGCCGAGATCGACGTCGACAGCCTCGGTACGCTGGTCGACCTGTTCGAGACCAGCGTCTCGGCCTTCGCCGACCGCCCGGCGATGCTCTGCTTCGGCTCGACCCTGACCTATGCGGGCCTCGGCAAGCAGGCGCGCGCCCTGGCGGCCTGGCTGCGCGCCCAGGGGCTGGCGAAGGGCGACCGCGTCGCGATCATGCTGCCGAACGTGCCGGCCTACGCGGTGGCCCTGTTCGGTGTGCTCTCGGCCGGCGGGACGGTGGTCAACGTCAACCCGCTCTACACGCCCCGGGAATTTTCCCAGCAGATCAACGATTCGGGCGCTCGCTTCCTGATCGTCCTCGAGAATTTCGGCGCGACCGTCGCGGCGGCTCTGGCCGACGTGACGCTGGAGCGCATCCTCCTGGTCGGCCCCGGCGACGGCCTCGGGCTCAAGGGTCAGGTGATCAACCTGGCTAGCCGCCACGTGCGCAAGGCCGTGCCGCCGTTCCAGCTGCCCGACGGGCTGGCGCTGCCGTTCACGACCGCCCTGCGCCGGGGCAGCGGCATGCCGCACGCCTTGGTGCCGGTCGCGCCGGAGGATCTGGCGTTCCTCCAATACACCGGCGGGACAACGGGCGTGGCCAAGGCGGCGATGCTCAGCCACCGCAACATCATGGCCAACGTCGAGCAGTCGCAGGTCTGGTTCAACTCGAAGGATCCGAGCATCCTCCGCTGCGCCGTCACGGCCTTGCCGCTCTACCATATCTTCGCGCTGACGGCCTGCTTCTTCCAGTTCATGCGCAACGGCGGGTCGTGCCTGCTGATCCCCAATCCGCGCGACTGCGACGGCATGGTGAAGACCCTCAGCCGCCACCGCTTCACGTGCCTGATGGGCGTGAACACGCTGTTCAACGTGCTGATCAACCACCCCAAGATCGGCACGGTCGACTTCTCGAACCTCGACTTCGTCGTCGGGGGCGGGACGGCGGTGCAGCGGCCCGTGGCCGAGCGCTGGAAGGCGCTCACCGGCAACACCATCCTGGAGGGCTATGGCCTGTCGGAGACCTCCCCGGTGGTGAGCGCCAACCCGCCCGGCATGACGGAGTTCTCCGGGACGATCGGGTTCCCGTTCCCGTCCACCGAACTCTCGATCCGCGACGCCGCCGGCAAGCCGGTGCCGCCGGGCCAGCCGGGCGAGATCTGCGTGCGCGGGCCCCAGGTGATGCGCGGCTACTGGAACCGGCCGGATGAGACCGCGCGCGCGATGACGCCGGACGGCTTCTTCCGCACCGGGGACGTCGCCGTGATGGAGCCGGACGGCCAGATCAAGATCGTCGACCGGATGAAGGACATGATCCTCGTCTCGGGGTTCAACGTCTATCCGAACGAGGTCGAGGAGGTGCTGGCGGCCCATCCGGCGGTTCTGGAATGCGCGGTGGTCGGCGCGCCGAGCGAGGAGACCGGCGAGATGGTGGTCGCCCACGTGGTGATGAAGGATCCGGCGGTCTCCACCGACGCCCTGCGGGCGCATGCCCGCACCCAGCTCACCGGCTACAAGGTGCCCCGCCGGGTGGTGCTGCACGACGCCTTGCCCAAGACCAATGTCGGCAAGGTGCTGCGCCGGGTCCTGCGCGACGAGACGCCGCCCGGCTGA
- a CDS encoding mitochondrial fission ELM1 family protein, whose translation MRSIDVPEATPAPPAQTSVRREPPPELSQARAWIITDGKAGDENQCVGIAETLGVPFEIRQVPAAGPFGWVAPWGPIDPRESPRRRNGALSGPYPDLLIASGRRAVPYLRALRRATDGRTFTAFLKDPRTGADSADFIWVPDYDDLRGPNVFTTLTAPHLVTAARLEAARANPDPRLANLDGPRVAVLVGGDSRHLSYRKTDMQRLVGELRGLIDQGCRLMVTISRRTPNPLRDAVKTLTAETGGFLWDGTGDNPYVAMLALAEAIVVTSDSANMVSEAVATGAPVLLFDLPRTYIRHRRMFAGLAIAGALRPFTGRLVDLPYKPIDATPVIAEALAKAYAAHRATGLT comes from the coding sequence ATGAGAAGCATCGACGTGCCGGAGGCGACGCCCGCCCCGCCGGCTCAGACATCCGTGCGGCGCGAGCCCCCTCCCGAACTGTCGCAGGCCCGGGCCTGGATCATCACCGACGGCAAGGCCGGCGACGAGAACCAGTGCGTCGGCATCGCCGAGACCCTCGGGGTCCCGTTCGAGATCCGCCAGGTCCCGGCCGCCGGCCCATTCGGATGGGTCGCCCCGTGGGGGCCGATCGACCCGCGCGAGAGCCCGCGCCGCCGCAACGGCGCCCTGTCCGGGCCCTACCCCGACCTGCTGATCGCCTCGGGCCGCCGGGCGGTGCCGTATCTCCGGGCGCTGCGGCGCGCGACCGACGGGCGGACCTTCACGGCGTTCCTCAAGGATCCGCGGACCGGGGCGGACAGCGCCGACTTCATCTGGGTGCCGGATTACGACGATTTGCGCGGCCCCAACGTCTTCACGACCCTGACGGCGCCGCACCTGGTCACCGCCGCCCGGCTGGAGGCGGCCCGGGCCAACCCGGATCCGCGGCTCGCGAACCTCGACGGGCCGCGCGTGGCGGTGCTGGTGGGCGGCGACAGCCGGCACCTGAGCTACCGCAAGACCGACATGCAGCGCCTCGTGGGCGAGTTGCGCGGCCTGATCGACCAGGGCTGCCGGCTGATGGTGACGATCTCCCGGCGCACGCCCAACCCGCTGCGCGACGCGGTCAAGACGCTCACGGCCGAGACCGGGGGCTTCCTCTGGGACGGCACCGGCGACAACCCCTACGTCGCCATGCTGGCGCTCGCCGAGGCGATCGTGGTCACCTCCGATTCGGCCAACATGGTCAGCGAGGCGGTGGCGACCGGCGCACCCGTTCTGCTGTTCGACCTGCCGCGTACCTATATCCGGCATCGGCGGATGTTCGCCGGCCTGGCGATCGCCGGGGCGCTGCGGCCGTTCACCGGTCGCTTAGTCGATCTGCCCTACAAGCCGATCGATGCGACCCCGGTGATAGCCGAGGCGCTCGCCAAGGCTTACGCTGCGCACCGCGCGACCGGACTGACCTGA
- the msrP gene encoding protein-methionine-sulfoxide reductase catalytic subunit MsrP — protein sequence MLIRSRRGWEIPETEATPEAVFLNRRALIGAAAGLAAGSVLGGRSAFAAAGDAALYPAPRNPAYTLDRPLTPEQFSGAYNNFYEFGTSKTVLPAANALKTQPWTLKIDGLVEKPFEIGVEDLIRKIGLEERLYRHRCVEAWSMSVPWTGFPLSKLVALAKPGSGAKYIRFETFMDKAMAPGQRAFYYPWPYTEGLTLAEAGNDLAFVVTGVYGKPLPNQFGAPIRIAVPWKYGFKSAKSLVKISFTADRPKTFWEGLQASEYGFWANVNPAVPHPRWSQASERVLGTDERVPTLIYNGYGEQVAGLYKGLEGERLFL from the coding sequence ATGTTGATCCGGAGCAGGCGCGGGTGGGAGATCCCGGAGACCGAGGCCACGCCCGAGGCCGTCTTCCTGAATCGCCGGGCACTGATCGGAGCCGCCGCCGGGCTGGCCGCCGGATCCGTCCTGGGCGGTCGCTCCGCCTTCGCGGCCGCCGGTGATGCGGCGCTCTACCCGGCGCCGCGCAACCCGGCCTACACGCTGGACCGGCCGCTGACGCCGGAGCAGTTCAGCGGCGCATACAACAACTTCTACGAGTTCGGCACGTCCAAGACGGTGCTGCCGGCCGCCAACGCCCTCAAGACCCAGCCTTGGACGCTGAAGATCGACGGCCTTGTGGAGAAGCCGTTCGAGATCGGCGTCGAGGACCTGATCCGGAAGATCGGCCTTGAGGAGCGGCTGTACCGTCACCGCTGCGTCGAGGCCTGGTCGATGTCGGTGCCGTGGACGGGGTTTCCCCTGTCGAAGCTCGTGGCGCTCGCCAAGCCCGGCTCCGGAGCCAAGTATATCCGGTTCGAGACCTTCATGGACAAGGCGATGGCACCGGGCCAGCGCGCGTTCTACTATCCCTGGCCCTACACCGAGGGTCTGACCCTGGCCGAGGCCGGCAACGACCTCGCCTTCGTGGTCACGGGCGTCTACGGCAAGCCGCTGCCGAACCAGTTCGGCGCGCCGATCCGCATCGCGGTGCCGTGGAAATACGGGTTCAAGTCGGCGAAGTCGCTGGTCAAGATCTCGTTCACCGCCGACCGACCCAAGACGTTCTGGGAGGGCCTGCAGGCCTCGGAGTACGGCTTCTGGGCCAACGTGAACCCGGCGGTGCCGCATCCGCGCTGGAGCCAGGCCTCCGAGCGGGTCCTGGGCACCGACGAGCGGGTGCCCACGCTGATCTACAACGGCTACGGCGAGCAGGTCGCCGGGCTGTACAAGGGGCTGGAGGGCGAGCGGCTGTTCCTATGA
- a CDS encoding LysR family transcriptional regulator, whose protein sequence is MDWDKIRIFLNVAEAGSFTKAGDDIGLSQSAVSRQISALERELKAPLFHRHARGLILTEQGDLLFRAARDMKLRLENTRARLVETSERPTGDLKVTTTVGLGTSWLSQRVGEFLDLYPDVRIELILTNEELDLAMREADVAIRMRRPAQPDLIQRRLFTVHYHAFASVDYVKRFGEPKTIEELDNHRLVSFGGNEPSYLLAAHWLADAGREGRDRRSVHLTVNNIGALQRAMEAGAGIGILPDYAVDGDQQLTQVLRDTEMPSLESYLVYAEEMRSVARVQAFRDFLVSKAQRWTY, encoded by the coding sequence TTGGATTGGGACAAGATCCGGATCTTCCTGAACGTCGCAGAGGCGGGCAGCTTCACCAAGGCGGGCGACGATATCGGCCTCAGCCAATCGGCGGTCAGTCGCCAGATCAGCGCCCTGGAACGTGAGCTGAAGGCGCCGCTGTTCCACCGCCACGCCCGCGGCCTGATCCTGACCGAGCAGGGCGACCTGCTGTTCCGCGCCGCCCGGGACATGAAGCTGCGCCTGGAGAACACCCGGGCGCGCCTCGTGGAGACTTCCGAGCGGCCGACCGGCGACCTCAAGGTGACCACTACGGTGGGGCTGGGCACCTCGTGGCTGTCGCAACGGGTCGGCGAATTCCTGGACCTCTACCCCGATGTGCGGATCGAGCTGATCCTGACCAACGAGGAGCTCGACCTTGCCATGCGGGAGGCGGACGTGGCGATCCGCATGCGTCGCCCGGCCCAGCCGGACCTGATCCAGCGCCGGCTGTTCACCGTGCATTACCACGCGTTCGCCAGCGTCGATTACGTCAAGCGCTTCGGCGAGCCCAAGACCATCGAGGAACTGGACAACCACCGCCTGGTCTCGTTCGGCGGCAACGAGCCCTCCTACCTGCTGGCGGCCCATTGGCTGGCCGATGCCGGGCGTGAGGGCCGCGACCGGCGCAGCGTCCACCTGACGGTGAACAACATCGGCGCGCTCCAACGGGCCATGGAAGCCGGCGCCGGCATCGGCATCCTGCCCGACTACGCGGTGGACGGCGACCAGCAGCTCACCCAGGTGCTGCGCGACACCGAGATGCCGAGCCTCGAGAGCTACCTGGTCTACGCCGAGGAGATGCGCTCGGTCGCCCGGGTGCAGGCGTTTCGCGACTTCCTGGTTTCGAAGGCGCAGCGCTGGACCTACTGA
- the trxB gene encoding thioredoxin-disulfide reductase translates to MAHTHAKLVIVGSGPAGYTAAVYAARAMVEPLLISGFQPGGQLMITTDVENYPGFAEAIQGPWLMEQMRLQAEHVGTKIVSEYITSVDLKQRPFRLEADSGETYSCDALIIATGAQAKWLGLPSEAAFQGSGVSACATCDGFFFRGKEVVVVGGGNTAVEEALYLANIAKKVTVVHRRDSFRAERILQERLFKHPNVTVLWHREIAEICGVQKPAPTVTHVRLKDPRSGEISDVPADGVFVAIGHQPATAIFEGQLPMRHGGYLSVRPGTAETEIPGVFAAGDVTDDVYRQAITAAGMGCMAALEAEKFLANLEIGESPIQAAAAE, encoded by the coding sequence ATGGCCCACACGCACGCCAAGCTCGTGATCGTCGGATCCGGCCCGGCCGGCTACACGGCCGCGGTCTACGCCGCCCGCGCGATGGTCGAGCCGCTGCTGATCTCCGGCTTCCAACCCGGCGGCCAGCTGATGATCACCACGGACGTCGAGAACTACCCGGGCTTCGCCGAGGCGATCCAGGGGCCGTGGCTCATGGAGCAGATGCGGCTGCAGGCGGAGCATGTCGGGACCAAGATCGTCTCGGAATACATCACGTCGGTGGATCTCAAGCAGCGGCCGTTCCGGCTGGAGGCCGATTCGGGCGAGACCTATTCCTGCGATGCGCTGATCATCGCCACCGGTGCCCAGGCGAAGTGGCTCGGCCTGCCCTCCGAGGCGGCGTTCCAGGGCAGCGGCGTCTCGGCCTGCGCGACCTGCGACGGCTTCTTCTTCCGCGGCAAGGAAGTCGTGGTGGTCGGCGGCGGCAACACCGCGGTCGAGGAGGCGCTGTACCTCGCCAACATCGCCAAGAAGGTCACGGTGGTGCACCGCCGGGACAGCTTCCGGGCCGAGCGGATCCTGCAGGAGCGGCTGTTCAAGCACCCGAACGTCACCGTGCTGTGGCACCGGGAGATCGCCGAGATCTGCGGCGTGCAGAAGCCGGCTCCGACGGTCACCCATGTCCGGCTCAAGGATCCGCGTTCGGGCGAGATCAGCGACGTGCCCGCCGACGGCGTGTTCGTGGCGATCGGTCACCAGCCGGCCACCGCGATCTTCGAGGGCCAGCTGCCCATGCGCCACGGCGGCTACCTGTCGGTGCGACCGGGCACCGCCGAGACCGAGATCCCCGGCGTGTTCGCTGCGGGCGACGTGACCGACGACGTCTACCGGCAGGCGATCACGGCTGCCGGCATGGGCTGCATGGCTGCCCTGGAGGCCGAGAAGTTCCTCGCCAACCTGGAGATCGGCGAGAGCCCGATCCAGGCCGCTGCCGCCGAGTGA
- the greA gene encoding transcription elongation factor GreA — MDKVPITVRGFAALEEELKHRQQVERQRIVAAIAEARAHGDLSENAEYHAAKEAQSHNEGRVMELESMIARAEIIDVAKLSGDKIKFGATVKLVDDDTEEEKTYQIVGEPEADVHAGRVSITSPIARALIGKGVGDTVEVTTPGGGKSYEVVGVQFGG, encoded by the coding sequence ATAGACAAGGTTCCGATCACGGTGCGCGGTTTCGCGGCTCTCGAGGAGGAGCTGAAGCACCGCCAGCAGGTGGAGCGCCAGCGCATCGTCGCGGCCATCGCCGAAGCCCGCGCGCACGGCGACCTGTCCGAGAACGCCGAGTATCACGCTGCCAAGGAGGCTCAGTCCCACAACGAGGGACGCGTGATGGAACTCGAGAGCATGATTGCGCGGGCCGAGATCATCGACGTCGCGAAGCTGTCCGGCGACAAGATCAAGTTCGGCGCCACCGTGAAGCTCGTCGACGACGACACGGAGGAGGAGAAGACCTACCAGATCGTGGGCGAGCCCGAGGCCGACGTGCATGCGGGCCGGGTCTCGATCACGTCCCCGATCGCGCGGGCGCTGATCGGCAAGGGTGTCGGCGACACGGTCGAGGTGACGACGCCGGGCGGCGGTAAGTCGTACGAGGTCGTCGGCGTCCAGTTCGGCGGCTGA